In a genomic window of uncultured Sphaerochaeta sp.:
- the rpoB gene encoding DNA-directed RNA polymerase subunit beta, with amino-acid sequence MVANGKSITRTYIGSELHEVCELPNLIGIQLDSYERFLQLEHIMQGMGPDPSYGLEEVFQSTFPIDSPNGEMRLAYKGYTIDYENIKFSETECKKKGRSYSVPIKVTISLEFSNGEMREKEIFFGDIPLMTDRGTFIINGAERVVVSQIHRSPGVIFSNEKDVYSSRIIPYRGSWLEFEIDDKKHLIFTKIDRKKRILGTLFLRAIGFDTREKILEQFYAGETVELADDQDLKGSLENRYLFKDVYAQVEGAQKKVLRAGDMLHAHEIDELLKLKVHTVELINLRGEGTLHSDMILNCFEIEDAKYTREGFDEPTKEDVLSPIFSVLMPGEMIAIERAEKDLPDMFFSNRRYDLGSVGRYKFNKKFGTGTEEEEENASTDLTVLTPTDIVNTMAFLIKVFIREENVDDIDHLGNRRVRSVGELLQNALKSAFARMERIAKERMNLETGSVKPQDLISIKPIVAAIKEFFGSSQLSQFMDQVNPLAELTHKRRLNALGPGGLSRDRAGFEVRDVHYTHYGRICPIETPEGPNIGLIVSLANYTRINQHGFLETPYRKVVNGVVSKQYRYLDANDEEKFFIAQASAPIDEQGNFIDNEVPVRRSGDYSTKPPADIKYMDVDPKQVISVAASLIPFLEHDDANRALMGSNMQRQAVPLVFPETPRVGTGMEWKTAYDSGVLVKAKRSGTVTYVSADRVHIQPDNPDFAGKPDEYEVQKYQRTNQDTCFNQKPIVSFGQHVEAGDVLADGPATQSAELALGRNILVGFVPWNGYNYEDAVLISERVVKDDIFTSVHIKEFSTDIRETKLGPEKLTRDIPNTSEKMLEQLDEDGIVRIGTMVRPGSILVGKVTPKSESDTTPEFKLLNSIFGEKAKEVRDTSLKVPHGTEGTVIDIQRLKRSNNDELPPGVEETVKVLIATKRKLRQGDKMAGRHGNKGVVSRILPEEDMPYMEDGTPLDVCLNPLGVPSRMNIGQLMETQLGWAAVKLDKWYSTPVFQSATMDQIEEKMREAGLPENSKTVLYNGLTGVPFVNPVFCGYIYYLKLHHLVDDKMHARSTGPYSLVTQQPLGGKAQFGGQRLGEMEVWALEAYGAANTLQELLTIKSDDMNGRVKIYESIVKGEPATTAGMPEAFNVLVQEIRGLALDMSVYDSKGRQVPLTERDEELIAKQSKGSLN; translated from the coding sequence ATGGTTGCCAACGGCAAATCCATAACACGCACGTACATCGGTTCTGAATTACATGAAGTCTGTGAACTTCCCAACTTGATCGGAATCCAGCTTGATTCCTACGAAAGGTTTCTCCAGCTGGAGCACATCATGCAGGGGATGGGCCCGGATCCGTCGTACGGGCTTGAGGAAGTGTTCCAGTCGACATTTCCCATTGACAGCCCCAATGGTGAGATGCGTCTCGCCTACAAGGGCTATACCATTGATTATGAGAACATCAAATTCTCCGAAACGGAGTGCAAGAAAAAAGGTCGTTCCTACAGTGTACCCATCAAAGTCACGATCAGCCTCGAGTTCTCCAATGGAGAAATGAGGGAGAAGGAGATCTTCTTTGGGGATATCCCGCTGATGACCGATCGCGGTACCTTCATCATCAATGGTGCCGAGCGCGTTGTGGTCAGCCAGATCCACCGCTCCCCTGGTGTGATCTTTTCCAACGAGAAGGATGTCTATTCTTCGAGAATCATCCCCTATCGCGGCAGCTGGCTGGAATTTGAGATTGATGACAAAAAGCATCTGATCTTTACGAAGATCGACCGAAAGAAGCGTATTCTCGGGACGCTCTTTTTGCGCGCAATCGGCTTTGATACCCGAGAGAAGATTCTCGAGCAGTTCTATGCAGGGGAGACCGTTGAGCTTGCTGACGATCAGGACCTGAAGGGCAGCCTTGAGAACCGATACCTGTTCAAGGATGTGTATGCACAAGTCGAAGGAGCGCAGAAAAAAGTGCTGCGTGCCGGTGATATGCTTCACGCCCACGAAATCGATGAGTTGCTCAAGCTCAAGGTGCATACCGTAGAACTGATCAACCTTCGTGGTGAGGGCACCTTGCACAGCGACATGATCCTCAACTGCTTTGAGATTGAGGATGCAAAGTATACCCGTGAGGGCTTTGACGAGCCCACCAAGGAAGATGTCCTCTCCCCGATCTTCTCCGTGCTCATGCCCGGTGAGATGATTGCGATTGAGCGAGCAGAGAAGGACCTTCCCGACATGTTCTTCTCCAACCGCCGCTATGACCTCGGTTCGGTTGGCCGCTACAAGTTCAACAAGAAGTTTGGTACCGGCACCGAAGAGGAGGAGGAGAACGCTTCCACCGATCTTACGGTTCTCACCCCCACCGATATCGTCAATACCATGGCGTTCCTGATCAAGGTGTTCATCCGTGAGGAGAACGTCGATGATATCGACCACCTTGGCAACCGTCGTGTTCGTTCCGTAGGGGAACTTCTGCAGAATGCGCTCAAGAGTGCTTTTGCAAGGATGGAAAGGATCGCAAAGGAGCGCATGAACCTGGAAACCGGTTCGGTCAAGCCCCAGGATCTCATCTCCATCAAGCCGATCGTAGCCGCCATCAAGGAGTTCTTCGGCAGCAGCCAGTTGTCCCAGTTCATGGACCAGGTCAACCCGCTGGCTGAACTGACCCACAAGAGAAGGCTCAATGCTCTCGGCCCCGGTGGTCTGAGTCGTGATCGTGCAGGATTTGAGGTCCGTGACGTTCACTACACCCACTATGGCAGAATTTGTCCCATTGAGACTCCTGAAGGACCGAACATCGGTCTGATTGTCTCACTTGCGAACTATACCCGCATCAACCAGCATGGCTTTTTGGAAACCCCCTATCGCAAGGTAGTGAATGGGGTGGTGTCCAAGCAGTACCGCTATCTTGATGCAAACGATGAGGAAAAGTTCTTCATTGCACAGGCTTCCGCTCCCATTGACGAGCAGGGCAACTTCATCGACAACGAGGTTCCTGTCCGCCGCAGCGGTGACTACTCAACCAAGCCTCCCGCCGACATCAAGTATATGGACGTCGACCCGAAGCAGGTCATCAGCGTTGCCGCATCCCTGATCCCGTTCCTTGAGCACGACGACGCAAACCGAGCCTTGATGGGTTCGAACATGCAGCGTCAGGCTGTTCCGCTCGTTTTCCCCGAAACCCCACGTGTTGGTACCGGTATGGAATGGAAAACTGCGTATGACAGCGGTGTGTTGGTAAAGGCGAAGAGAAGCGGTACGGTGACCTATGTCAGTGCTGACAGAGTCCATATTCAGCCCGACAATCCTGATTTTGCAGGAAAGCCGGATGAGTATGAAGTCCAGAAGTACCAGAGGACCAACCAGGACACCTGTTTCAACCAGAAGCCGATCGTATCGTTCGGCCAGCATGTTGAGGCTGGGGACGTCCTTGCCGATGGTCCTGCCACCCAGAGTGCTGAACTCGCTCTTGGACGGAATATCCTGGTAGGGTTCGTGCCCTGGAACGGGTACAACTACGAGGACGCCGTTCTCATCAGTGAGCGTGTTGTCAAGGATGACATCTTTACTTCGGTGCATATCAAGGAGTTCTCCACGGATATCCGTGAGACCAAGCTTGGACCCGAGAAGCTGACCAGGGATATCCCCAACACCAGCGAGAAGATGCTCGAACAGCTGGATGAGGATGGTATTGTCCGCATCGGCACCATGGTCCGCCCCGGTTCCATCCTGGTTGGCAAGGTAACGCCGAAGAGTGAAAGCGATACGACCCCCGAGTTCAAGTTGCTCAACTCAATCTTTGGTGAGAAGGCCAAGGAGGTACGTGATACCTCCCTGAAGGTTCCCCATGGAACAGAAGGTACGGTCATCGATATCCAGAGGCTGAAGCGCAGCAACAATGATGAGCTTCCCCCAGGTGTCGAAGAGACGGTGAAGGTTCTCATCGCCACCAAGCGAAAGCTTCGTCAGGGTGACAAGATGGCAGGCCGACACGGCAACAAGGGTGTCGTCAGCCGAATCCTTCCTGAGGAAGACATGCCGTACATGGAAGACGGCACGCCCCTCGATGTCTGTCTCAACCCCTTGGGCGTTCCTTCGCGAATGAACATCGGTCAGTTGATGGAGACCCAGCTTGGTTGGGCTGCCGTCAAGCTTGACAAGTGGTATTCGACTCCGGTCTTCCAGAGTGCAACGATGGATCAGATTGAGGAGAAGATGCGTGAGGCAGGGTTGCCGGAGAACTCGAAGACAGTGCTGTACAACGGTCTTACCGGTGTGCCGTTTGTCAATCCGGTATTCTGCGGCTACATCTACTACCTGAAGCTGCACCACTTGGTCGATGACAAGATGCATGCCCGTTCCACCGGTCCCTACTCGCTGGTAACCCAGCAACCGCTTGGTGGTAAGGCACAGTTCGGTGGTCAGAGACTTGGTGAGATGGAAGTATGGGCACTGGAAGCCTATGGTGCTGCAAATACCTTGCAGGAATTGCTGACCATCAAGAGTGACGACATGAACGGTCGTGTGAAGATATATGAGAGCATCGTCAAGGGAGAACCGGCCACTACCGCAGGAATGCCCGAGGCATTCAATGTATTGGTACAGGAGATCCGTGGCTTGGCTCTGGATATGTCTGTGTATGACTCCAAGGGACGGCAGGTACCTCTTACCGAACGTGACGAAGAGTTGATCGCCAAGCAGTCGAAAGGCTCCCTCAACTAA
- the rplK gene encoding 50S ribosomal protein L11, protein MAKKKVTAVIKLQCPAQKATPAPPIGPALGPHGVSAPKFVQEFNDKTKSYEAGLILPVIITVYADKSFTFILKTPPAAVLIKKALGLTSGSGSPNKVKVGKLSQAQLTDIATTKLEDLNANDIEAAKKIIAGTARSMGVEVEQ, encoded by the coding sequence ATGGCAAAGAAAAAGGTAACTGCAGTCATCAAATTGCAGTGCCCTGCCCAGAAGGCTACGCCGGCACCCCCGATCGGGCCCGCGCTTGGACCTCATGGTGTCAGTGCCCCCAAGTTTGTCCAGGAGTTCAACGATAAAACGAAGAGCTACGAAGCTGGACTCATTCTTCCCGTCATCATTACTGTGTATGCAGACAAGAGCTTCACGTTCATCCTGAAGACTCCTCCTGCCGCTGTGCTCATCAAGAAAGCTCTTGGTCTGACCAGTGGTAGCGGAAGCCCGAACAAGGTGAAGGTTGGCAAGCTCTCTCAGGCACAGCTGACTGACATTGCAACGACCAAGTTGGAAGATCTCAATGCAAATGACATTGAGGCTGCCAAGAAGATCATTGCAGGGACTGCCCGCAGCATGGGCGTAGAGGTGGAGCAGTAA
- the secE gene encoding preprotein translocase subunit SecE yields the protein MKKLIKYFKESHQELKKVVWPSREAVISSTKVVLVSTVLVAIFLGLVDFLLLKGVLFVL from the coding sequence ATGAAGAAGCTTATCAAGTATTTCAAGGAGTCCCACCAGGAACTGAAAAAGGTTGTCTGGCCCTCCCGTGAAGCTGTCATTTCTTCCACTAAGGTCGTACTTGTCTCCACGGTGCTTGTCGCAATATTCCTTGGGTTGGTGGATTTCCTCCTGCTCAAGGGTGTGTTGTTTGTACTGTAA
- the nusG gene encoding transcription termination/antitermination protein NusG: MAKGWYVVHTYSGYEQKIERIINKMRETDMDFALVCSEVKVPFETVVEVKDGVRRDVKRKILPGYILVELDLPDNSWKTWCSQIKRIQGVTGFVTPNDSIKPQPLSAGEVKSLFQKTGDLPAEKVFKPKQTFSVGEQVRIIEGPFDSFTGVIEEVNLEKARMRVSVGIFGRSTPVEVDFLQVEKIL, translated from the coding sequence ATGGCAAAGGGCTGGTACGTAGTACATACTTATTCGGGATACGAACAGAAAATTGAGCGAATCATCAACAAGATGCGCGAGACCGATATGGACTTCGCGCTTGTCTGTTCTGAAGTGAAGGTCCCTTTTGAGACTGTAGTGGAAGTTAAGGACGGGGTGAGGCGCGACGTTAAGAGAAAAATCCTTCCTGGATATATTCTTGTTGAGCTCGACTTGCCCGACAACAGCTGGAAGACTTGGTGTTCCCAGATCAAGCGCATTCAGGGAGTAACAGGTTTTGTCACTCCCAATGACAGCATCAAGCCGCAGCCGCTCTCCGCTGGTGAGGTGAAAAGCCTTTTCCAGAAGACCGGTGATCTTCCCGCTGAAAAAGTGTTCAAACCCAAGCAGACATTCTCTGTGGGTGAACAGGTGAGAATCATTGAAGGACCGTTTGACTCCTTCACCGGCGTCATTGAAGAAGTCAACCTTGAGAAGGCTCGCATGCGGGTCAGTGTTGGTATCTTTGGACGCTCCACTCCGGTTGAGGTGGATTTCCTGCAAGTAGAAAAGATTCTGTAG
- the rplJ gene encoding 50S ribosomal protein L10, which produces MDYKTRITPAKEEAVKQLKDEFSQYTGYIFTDYRGMTVEQITTLRRTLMKKDAAYRVVKNRFAKIALTELNNQADEQLVGPTAIALVRGDEANIVAKDLFAIGKEGAPLKVKGAMLDGKYFSPEEVEAFSKLPTKLELIASLMGTMKAPVQKLAATLLAYVEKNGGSVSATEEN; this is translated from the coding sequence ATGGATTACAAGACTCGTATCACCCCCGCCAAGGAAGAGGCCGTCAAGCAGCTGAAGGATGAATTCAGCCAGTACACCGGGTACATCTTCACTGACTACCGCGGTATGACCGTTGAACAGATCACCACCCTTCGCAGAACCCTGATGAAAAAGGATGCTGCTTACCGGGTTGTGAAGAACCGTTTTGCCAAAATTGCCCTGACTGAGCTCAACAACCAGGCTGATGAGCAGCTTGTTGGCCCTACCGCCATCGCACTTGTCCGTGGAGACGAAGCAAATATCGTAGCCAAGGATCTGTTCGCAATCGGCAAGGAAGGCGCTCCCCTCAAGGTGAAGGGTGCTATGCTCGATGGAAAATATTTCTCCCCCGAGGAAGTGGAAGCTTTCAGCAAGCTCCCGACCAAGTTGGAGTTGATTGCTTCCTTGATGGGCACCATGAAGGCTCCCGTGCAGAAGCTGGCAGCAACGTTGCTTGCCTATGTCGAAAAGAATGGCGGCTCGGTTTCCGCCACCGAAGAGAACTGA
- a CDS encoding glycogen/starch/alpha-glucan phosphorylase produces the protein MKDQQKTRYGHTAQDIAQDFAEHLKYSQDADMYHTTQEGRYNALALTVRDRIIHQWNQSRKTQRSQSAKRVYYLSLEFLMGRAMTNNIINLGIEEEVRKALSSLGYTYEELSEVEPDAGLGNGGLGRLAACFLDSMATLEIPAYGYGIRYNYGIFRQQIKNGWQAEQPDNWLRDGNPWEVIRPDVVYPVQFGGEVQVIREHGRDQFKWSGSEIVQGIAYDTPIIGYGCKTVNTLRLWSAKSPEEFNFHEFNDGDYTEAVRSKISAENLSQVLYPNDTLYMGKELRLKQQYFFVACSLADIVRRFKREKQSWTNFPSFAAIQLNDTHPSLAVPEMMRILLDEEQLDWDESWDITVRTMGYTNHTLMPEALEKWSLPMLQKILPRHLQIIYEINHRFLQQAVAYFPLQPQMLSKISIIEESNPKQVRMANLAIVGSHSTNGVAELHSQLLKTSMFPQFNLIYPDRFNNKTNGITQRRWLLASNPKLASLITSAIGDGWITDYSQIANLAPFAKDSTFLTDFEKIKKENKIRAAAFLKQESNLIINPDSFFDVQVKRIHEYKRQLLNALNILLIYTDLKNGGEATKEMEHTTFLFGGKAAPGYVNAKLIIKLINNIAKVINADPATKDKLAVHFMPNYRVSMAELIIPATNLSEQISTAGTEASGTGNMKFMANGALTIGTMDGANVEIAEEVGKENMFIFGNTEEQIAKLSLGYDPFSRVLADGEIKRIVDLLFSGYFNVNEPNIFEPLRRSLFEEGDRYYHFADLGMYRDAHRSARELYTLDKAEWNRRAVLNISASGKFSSDRTIAQYAKEIWDIEPCPVEKDTSIDTALADAAKRK, from the coding sequence ATGAAGGACCAACAAAAGACCCGATATGGCCATACTGCACAGGACATTGCCCAGGACTTTGCTGAGCACCTGAAGTACAGCCAAGACGCAGATATGTATCACACCACGCAGGAGGGTCGCTACAATGCGCTCGCCCTCACTGTTCGCGATAGAATCATCCACCAATGGAACCAGAGCCGCAAGACCCAGCGCTCACAAAGCGCAAAACGCGTGTACTACCTCAGCCTGGAGTTCCTGATGGGCCGGGCCATGACCAACAACATCATCAACCTCGGCATCGAGGAGGAAGTGCGCAAGGCGCTCTCCTCTCTCGGCTATACCTATGAGGAGCTCAGCGAGGTGGAGCCTGACGCCGGCCTGGGCAACGGGGGCCTTGGCCGACTTGCAGCCTGCTTCCTCGACTCGATGGCAACCTTGGAAATCCCCGCCTATGGCTATGGAATCAGGTACAATTACGGCATTTTCCGTCAGCAGATCAAGAACGGATGGCAGGCCGAGCAGCCTGACAACTGGCTGCGCGACGGCAATCCCTGGGAAGTGATCAGACCCGATGTGGTCTATCCTGTCCAGTTCGGTGGCGAGGTCCAGGTGATCCGTGAGCATGGCCGCGACCAGTTCAAGTGGTCAGGTTCTGAGATTGTTCAGGGAATTGCCTACGACACCCCCATCATCGGCTATGGGTGCAAGACCGTGAACACCTTGCGGCTCTGGTCGGCAAAGAGCCCGGAGGAGTTCAACTTCCATGAGTTCAACGACGGTGATTATACGGAAGCAGTCCGTTCAAAGATATCAGCAGAGAACCTCAGCCAGGTCCTCTACCCCAACGACACCCTCTACATGGGCAAGGAACTCAGGCTCAAGCAGCAGTATTTCTTTGTAGCATGCTCGCTTGCAGACATCGTCAGGCGCTTCAAGAGGGAAAAGCAGAGCTGGACGAACTTCCCCTCGTTTGCAGCCATCCAGCTCAACGACACGCATCCGTCATTGGCTGTTCCTGAAATGATGCGCATCCTCCTTGATGAGGAGCAGTTGGATTGGGATGAGAGCTGGGATATCACCGTGCGGACCATGGGTTACACCAACCACACCCTGATGCCTGAGGCACTGGAAAAATGGTCACTGCCTATGCTGCAGAAGATTCTTCCCAGACACCTGCAGATCATCTACGAAATCAACCACCGGTTCCTCCAGCAGGCAGTCGCCTACTTCCCGCTGCAACCGCAGATGCTCAGCAAGATCAGCATCATCGAGGAGTCAAACCCCAAACAGGTCCGCATGGCCAACCTTGCCATCGTGGGAAGCCACAGCACCAACGGTGTTGCCGAGCTGCACTCCCAGCTGCTCAAGACATCGATGTTCCCCCAGTTCAACCTCATCTATCCCGATCGGTTCAACAACAAGACCAACGGGATCACCCAGCGGCGTTGGTTGCTTGCATCCAATCCCAAGCTGGCATCCCTGATCACCAGTGCAATCGGTGATGGCTGGATCACCGATTACAGCCAGATAGCCAACCTTGCCCCCTTTGCCAAGGACAGCACCTTCCTCACCGACTTCGAGAAGATCAAGAAAGAGAACAAGATTCGTGCCGCCGCTTTTCTGAAACAGGAAAGCAACCTGATCATCAACCCAGACTCGTTCTTCGATGTACAGGTCAAGCGTATCCATGAATACAAGCGGCAGCTGCTCAATGCCCTGAACATCCTGCTCATCTATACCGACCTCAAGAACGGGGGTGAAGCCACCAAGGAGATGGAACACACCACCTTCCTCTTCGGCGGCAAGGCAGCCCCTGGATATGTGAATGCAAAACTTATCATCAAGCTGATCAACAACATCGCCAAGGTCATCAACGCCGACCCGGCCACCAAAGACAAGCTTGCTGTGCACTTCATGCCCAACTACCGCGTCTCGATGGCTGAGCTCATCATCCCAGCCACGAACCTTTCCGAGCAGATCTCAACTGCAGGAACCGAGGCCTCGGGTACCGGAAACATGAAGTTCATGGCCAATGGCGCATTGACCATCGGCACCATGGATGGGGCAAATGTGGAAATTGCAGAAGAGGTGGGCAAGGAGAACATGTTCATCTTCGGCAACACTGAAGAACAAATCGCCAAGCTCAGTCTCGGTTACGACCCGTTCTCCCGCGTCCTGGCGGACGGAGAGATCAAGCGCATCGTCGACCTTCTGTTCAGCGGCTACTTCAATGTGAATGAGCCGAACATCTTCGAGCCGCTTCGCAGGAGCCTCTTTGAGGAGGGCGACCGCTACTACCACTTTGCCGATCTTGGCATGTACCGGGATGCACACCGTTCTGCACGTGAGCTCTACACCTTGGATAAAGCGGAGTGGAACCGTCGTGCAGTACTCAATATCAGTGCAAGCGGAAAGTTCTCCAGCGATCGGACCATCGCCCAGTACGCCAAGGAGATCTGGGACATCGAGCCCTGTCCGGTTGAGAAGGATACCAGCATCGACACGGCCCTCGCCGATGCCGCAAAGCGCAAGTGA
- the rplL gene encoding 50S ribosomal protein L7/L12 codes for MATKEEILESIASMSVMEVADLIKMMEEKFGVQAAAAAVAAGPVAEAAAVVEEPTEFNVILKACDPAKKIAAIKEVRAITGLGLKEAKELVEAGDKVVKESASKADAAALKEKLEAAGCTVEVKPVD; via the coding sequence ATGGCTACAAAAGAAGAGATTTTGGAATCGATCGCAAGCATGTCCGTCATGGAAGTCGCTGACCTCATCAAGATGATGGAAGAGAAGTTTGGTGTGCAGGCTGCTGCTGCCGCTGTTGCCGCCGGCCCTGTTGCCGAGGCTGCTGCTGTGGTGGAAGAGCCCACTGAATTCAACGTCATCCTCAAGGCTTGCGATCCCGCAAAGAAGATTGCAGCTATCAAGGAAGTTCGCGCCATCACCGGTCTCGGCCTGAAGGAAGCGAAGGAACTTGTTGAAGCTGGTGACAAGGTTGTCAAGGAAAGCGCCAGTAAGGCCGATGCCGCAGCTCTCAAAGAGAAGCTCGAGGCTGCTGGTTGTACTGTCGAAGTAAAGCCCGTTGACTAA
- the rplA gene encoding 50S ribosomal protein L1, whose protein sequence is MKHGKNYRESIKKVDRAKLYTFEEAAALVKDIAFAKFDETVEVSVKLTLKKSQSVRDTVVLPNQFSAQKRVLVFAKGEKAEEARENGAAFVGDDDLIEKIRGGWMDFDVAVATPDMMKDVGRLGPILGRRGLMPNPKTQTVTFDIKGALAELTKGRVEFRSDKTNVIHLPIGKVSMDPALVSENARAVVKEIVRKKPSDAKADFVVSIAVSSTMGPGVRINVKDMSASV, encoded by the coding sequence ATGAAACACGGAAAGAATTATCGCGAAAGCATCAAGAAAGTTGACCGTGCAAAGCTCTACACCTTCGAAGAGGCTGCTGCCTTGGTGAAGGACATTGCGTTTGCAAAGTTCGATGAGACGGTGGAAGTATCTGTAAAGCTGACCCTGAAGAAGAGTCAGAGTGTCCGTGACACCGTAGTTCTGCCCAACCAGTTCTCTGCCCAGAAGCGCGTACTCGTATTCGCAAAGGGTGAGAAGGCTGAGGAAGCTCGTGAGAATGGCGCCGCTTTTGTAGGCGACGACGACCTGATCGAGAAGATCCGCGGCGGCTGGATGGATTTTGATGTGGCAGTCGCCACCCCTGACATGATGAAGGACGTAGGTCGTCTCGGTCCCATCCTGGGTCGCAGAGGCTTGATGCCGAACCCCAAGACCCAGACGGTTACCTTTGACATCAAGGGAGCTCTTGCTGAGTTGACCAAGGGTCGTGTTGAGTTCCGCTCGGACAAGACCAACGTCATTCACCTTCCCATCGGAAAGGTTTCCATGGATCCGGCTTTGGTGAGCGAAAACGCTCGCGCTGTGGTCAAGGAAATCGTCCGCAAGAAGCCTTCTGACGCTAAGGCTGACTTCGTTGTCAGTATCGCTGTTTCCTCCACCATGGGTCCGGGCGTCCGGATCAACGTGAAGGATATGTCGGCTTCGGTATAA
- the rpmG gene encoding 50S ribosomal protein L33 — MGDAKKKGPVEKIALQCTECKQKNYTTEKNRRNTQGKLELNKYCPFERKHTLHRETKIK, encoded by the coding sequence ATGGGTGATGCAAAGAAGAAAGGTCCCGTGGAGAAAATAGCTCTCCAGTGCACCGAATGCAAGCAGAAGAACTATACAACCGAGAAGAATCGGAGAAATACTCAAGGTAAGCTTGAGTTGAACAAGTATTGTCCGTTTGAGCGCAAGCACACCTTGCACCGCGAGACAAAGATCAAATAG
- a CDS encoding helix-turn-helix transcriptional regulator, with the protein MQKFWERMKILLHSTTVVDLAKLLGVKRSTLSSWIHADKRPPMHVLLRLSQLTGLGLEELEFGYAKGYREEDEVCEKPQDRKQEILALIEQFDQKELDFIWCFLTSYKNCIATDQEKKAYR; encoded by the coding sequence ATGCAAAAGTTCTGGGAACGCATGAAAATTTTACTGCACTCCACCACTGTTGTGGATCTGGCAAAACTACTGGGAGTCAAACGCAGCACTCTTTCCAGTTGGATTCATGCCGACAAGAGACCACCCATGCATGTGTTGCTTCGCCTTTCGCAGCTTACAGGCCTCGGACTTGAGGAACTTGAGTTCGGGTACGCCAAGGGATATCGGGAAGAGGATGAGGTCTGTGAGAAACCTCAGGACCGCAAACAGGAAATCCTCGCCCTCATAGAACAATTCGACCAGAAAGAGCTGGATTTCATCTGGTGCTTTCTCACCAGTTACAAGAACTGCATCGCTACAGACCAAGAGAAGAAAGCATACCGGTGA